DNA from Pelobacter propionicus DSM 2379:
GTGCGGTCCTTGACACGCAGGGTTTCGACATGATCTTCGGTGGCGCCCGGCGCGACGAGGAGCGGAGCCGGGCCAAGGAACGTGTGTTTTCCTTCCGCGACAGTAATCATCGCTGGGAACCGCGCAGCCAGCGGCCGGAACTCTGGAACATCCCCAACCTGAGGAAGAACCCGGGGGAAAGCTTCAGGGTCTTCCCCCTTTCCAACTGGACCGAGCTGGATGTGTGGCGCTATATCGCCCGGGAGCGGATCCCGGTGGTGCCGCTCTATTTTGCGGCGGAACGCCCCGTGGTGTGGCGGGACGGCCAGTGGATCATGGTGGATGACGATCGGATGCGTCTGGAGCAGGGTGAGAGTCCCCAACTGCGCATGATCCGTTTCAGGACTCTGGGATGCTACCCCCTTACGGCCGGGGTGGAATCGTTGGCCGGCACGGTGGAGGAGGTCATTCGCGAGTTGGAACAGACCAGGCTTTCGGAGCGCTGCGGTCGCCTGATCGACTTTGACCAAGCCGGCAGCATGGAGAAGAAGAAACAGGAGGGGTACTTCTGATGGTTGCTGGAGATGGCGTGCTGCGTTTTCTGGTCTGCGGGAGCGTGGATGACGGCAAGTCCACCCTGATCGGCCACCTGCTGCATCTGACCGGAAATCTGTACGACGACCAGCTCCGGATTCTGCGGGAGGAGAGCGGCCGAATCGGTACCGCCGGCGGAAACTTGGATTACTCGCTGCTGCTGGACGGACTGATGGCCGAGCGGGAACAGGGGATCACCATCGATGTGGCCTACCGCTACTTCGCCACGGCGGAACGGAAATTCGTGGTGGCCGATACGCCGGGGCATGAGAGCTATACGCGCAACATGGCCACCGCGGCCTCCCAGTGCGCGGCGGCCATGATCCTGATCGACGCGCGCCAGGGGCTTTTGCCCCAGACGCGGCGCCATGCCCTGATCTGCGCAATGATGGGAATCCGCAACCTGCTCTTCGCTGTCAACAAGATGGATATGGCATCATGGTCCGAACAGGTTTTTCACGAGGTCTCATCATGTT
Protein-coding regions in this window:
- the cysD gene encoding sulfate adenylyltransferase subunit CysD, which translates into the protein MNDHTDYLDILERESIRVIREAVAEAERPVMLYSIGKDSSVMLHLALKAFYPLTLPFPLLHVDTTWKFREMISFREETVARLGLRLVSHTNHKGLKQGITPFSHGSRVYTDIMKTEALRAVLDTQGFDMIFGGARRDEERSRAKERVFSFRDSNHRWEPRSQRPELWNIPNLRKNPGESFRVFPLSNWTELDVWRYIARERIPVVPLYFAAERPVVWRDGQWIMVDDDRMRLEQGESPQLRMIRFRTLGCYPLTAGVESLAGTVEEVIRELEQTRLSERCGRLIDFDQAGSMEKKKQEGYF